The Pseudolabrys sp. FHR47 genome contains a region encoding:
- a CDS encoding peroxiredoxin, whose translation MTIKVGDKLPAATFRVMTSEGPKPKTTDEVFKGKKVALFAVPGAFTPTCSNLHMPSFLNNLPNFKAKGAEVAVVSVNDPFVMKAWAEKSGGDGKIEFLADGSAEFTKAIGMEFDGAMPVLGLRSKRYSMLVEDGTVKALNVEDAPGKCELTSGDALLKQM comes from the coding sequence ATGACGATCAAGGTCGGTGACAAGCTGCCCGCTGCGACGTTTCGCGTGATGACGAGCGAAGGCCCCAAGCCGAAGACCACCGACGAGGTGTTCAAGGGCAAGAAGGTGGCGCTGTTCGCCGTGCCCGGCGCGTTCACGCCGACCTGCTCGAACCTGCACATGCCGAGCTTCCTCAACAACCTCCCCAACTTCAAGGCCAAGGGCGCCGAGGTCGCGGTGGTGTCGGTCAACGATCCCTTCGTGATGAAGGCCTGGGCCGAGAAGTCCGGCGGCGACGGCAAGATCGAGTTTCTCGCCGATGGCAGCGCCGAATTCACCAAGGCGATCGGCATGGAGTTCGACGGCGCCATGCCGGTGCTCGGCCTGCGCTCCAAGCGTTATTCGATGCTGGTCGAGGACGGCACCGTGAAGGCGCTCAATGTCGAGGACGCGCCCGGCAAGTGCGAGCTGACCAGCGGCGACGCGCTGCTGAAGCAGATGTGA